One Salarias fasciatus chromosome 22, fSalaFa1.1, whole genome shotgun sequence DNA segment encodes these proteins:
- the ndufs6 gene encoding LOW QUALITY PROTEIN: NADH dehydrogenase [ubiquinone] iron-sulfur protein 6, mitochondrial (The sequence of the model RefSeq protein was modified relative to this genomic sequence to represent the inferred CDS: deleted 1 base in 1 codon) — MQPSKRAVVNMATAVGRLLSFSGNVRALVSPLRLAAVPAHRYSIEVSTTGEPIGHTGQVFDEKDPRRARFVGRQKEVNKNFAIELVAEESVSEIGARVVSCDGGGGALGHPKVYINLDKVTKVGTCGYCGLQFKQKLHH, encoded by the exons ATGCAGCCTAGTAAACGGGCTGTGGTAAACATGGCGACCGCCGTAGGCAGACTTCTGTCCTTCAGTGGAAATGTTCGGGCGCTGGTTTCTCCTCTAAGGctggctgctgttcctgctcacCGGTACAGCATAGAGGTTTCCACCACCGGGGAACCCATCGGTCACACTGGCCAG gtgTTTGATGAA AAGGACCCCAGGAGAGCCAGATTTGTTGGCAGGCAGAAAGAG GTGAATAAAAACTTTGCCATCGAGCTGGTGGCAGAGGAGTCTGTGTCTGAAATCGGCGCCCGAGTGGTGTCctgtgatggaggtggaggagctttGGGACACCCTAAAGTCTACATTAACTTG GACAAAGTGACTAAAGTGGGCACGTGCGGCTACTGCGGGTTACAGTTCAAGCAGAAGCTTCATCACTGA